In Flavobacterium cerinum, one genomic interval encodes:
- a CDS encoding cytochrome c peroxidase, translated as MRLLLITFSCLLLFTSCQNKQPEKLNPVQKTHYFLKDNYIAFADEVKTLYDLTLQNTPVESLQKQFKKARLGYKNVESLVTFYYPEASKTINGAAIDKNDVHETSRKIEEATGFQKIEESLFTENPDRDELRKQTGILNGLVQSLRDDFALLELTDSNIFEAQKLQMLRMMSLGISGFDSPVAFHSLPEAITTLKSIHSVVSLFSDNTKLDTLIAKSTAYIEQHPDFNNFNRADFIVDYCIPISKAIHQIQFDLKIPNNPIPTAIDFSKATVFEEGAFNPDFFAPASNKKPSPGQIALGKQLFFDPLLSGNNKVSCATCHIPEAAYADHKTKAVNGSTLSRNTPTLLASAYQNVQFLDGRVAYLEDQAKNVINNKDEMHGSFAEALRKVQSNSAYQSAFKKVFKDNTVTEEALLKSLASFVRSLSKMDSKFDAYLRGKNQLTVREKNGFNLFMGKAKCATCHFFPLFNGSVPPFYNETESEVLGVPSRPVIQNAIIDSDLGEYLITKAPLKKYAFKTPTVRNSAITYPYMHNGVYQSLEAVIDFYNRGGGAGIGISVDNQTLPPDELGLNQTEISDLILFIKTLDSPKTTLY; from the coding sequence ATGAGATTACTTCTTATTACCTTTTCTTGCCTTTTACTCTTCACCTCTTGCCAAAACAAGCAACCGGAAAAATTAAACCCGGTTCAAAAAACACACTATTTCTTAAAGGACAACTATATTGCTTTTGCCGATGAGGTAAAAACGCTTTATGATCTTACGCTACAAAATACACCCGTCGAATCACTTCAAAAGCAATTTAAAAAAGCCCGGCTCGGTTATAAAAATGTAGAAAGTCTCGTTACGTTTTATTATCCCGAAGCCTCGAAAACGATTAACGGTGCGGCTATCGATAAAAACGACGTACACGAAACGAGTCGGAAAATTGAAGAAGCCACCGGTTTTCAAAAAATTGAAGAAAGCTTGTTTACCGAAAACCCGGATCGTGATGAACTACGTAAACAAACCGGTATTTTAAACGGACTTGTACAATCGCTTCGCGACGACTTTGCGCTATTGGAACTAACCGACAGCAATATTTTTGAAGCGCAGAAATTACAAATGCTGCGAATGATGAGTCTCGGCATTTCCGGTTTTGACTCCCCTGTAGCCTTCCATTCTCTACCGGAAGCCATTACGACATTAAAAAGTATTCATTCTGTTGTTTCCCTTTTTTCCGATAACACTAAATTGGATACTCTTATCGCAAAGAGTACTGCTTATATTGAACAACATCCGGATTTCAACAACTTTAACCGCGCCGATTTTATCGTGGATTATTGCATTCCTATTTCAAAAGCTATTCATCAAATACAATTCGATTTAAAGATTCCTAATAATCCGATACCCACTGCAATTGATTTTAGCAAAGCAACAGTTTTTGAAGAAGGGGCTTTTAATCCTGATTTTTTTGCTCCGGCTTCTAACAAAAAACCGTCACCCGGACAAATTGCTCTCGGGAAGCAACTCTTTTTTGATCCGTTATTAAGCGGTAATAATAAAGTATCTTGTGCCACTTGTCATATTCCCGAAGCTGCTTATGCCGATCACAAAACAAAAGCAGTAAACGGAAGTACCTTATCCCGAAATACGCCTACCTTATTAGCATCGGCTTATCAGAATGTACAGTTTTTAGACGGTCGGGTTGCCTATTTGGAAGATCAGGCTAAAAATGTAATTAATAACAAAGACGAGATGCACGGTAGTTTTGCAGAAGCTTTACGGAAAGTTCAAAGCAATTCGGCTTACCAGTCGGCATTTAAAAAGGTATTTAAAGACAATACGGTTACAGAGGAAGCCCTTTTAAAATCATTAGCTTCATTTGTACGGTCACTTTCCAAAATGGATTCTAAGTTTGATGCTTATTTACGCGGTAAAAATCAGCTGACTGTTCGTGAGAAAAACGGTTTTAATTTATTTATGGGTAAAGCCAAATGCGCCACTTGCCATTTTTTCCCGTTGTTTAACGGTAGTGTGCCTCCTTTTTATAATGAAACCGAAAGCGAAGTATTAGGTGTTCCGTCACGTCCGGTTATTCAAAATGCTATAATTGATTCCGATTTGGGCGAATATCTGATTACAAAAGCACCTTTAAAAAAATATGCTTTTAAAACCCCAACGGTACGCAACAGTGCCATTACTTATCCGTATATGCATAATGGTGTTTATCAATCGCTGGAGGCCGTAATAGATTTTTATAATCGTGGCGGAGGTGCCGGCATAGGAATTTCGGTCGACAATCAAACCCTTCCACCGGATGAATTAGGTCTGAATCAAACCGAAATCAGCGATCTTATTTTATTTATTAAAACATTAGATAGCCCGAAAACGACTTTATATTAA
- a CDS encoding DUF1697 domain-containing protein, translated as MHTHLVLLRGINVSGQKIIKMEDLRNLLTEAGFENVQTYIQSGNIFVDTPEANPEKIEQQITALLLEKYNFQVPVVAVSEESLLQIFHNNPYLNEFAMPVKQLYVAFLATEPLPENESKLDPNFVQPDTFRFSEDRRALYLCYENPAGNSKMNNNWIENKLKVTATSRNWNTVTKLIGLFEARKN; from the coding sequence ATGCACACACACCTGGTGTTGTTAAGAGGAATTAATGTTTCGGGACAGAAGATCATTAAAATGGAAGACCTTCGGAACTTGTTAACCGAAGCCGGATTCGAAAATGTACAGACCTATATCCAAAGCGGAAATATTTTTGTCGATACTCCGGAAGCGAATCCGGAAAAAATCGAACAACAGATCACAGCATTGTTATTGGAGAAATATAATTTTCAAGTACCGGTTGTGGCTGTTTCGGAAGAAAGTCTGTTACAAATCTTTCATAATAATCCGTATTTAAATGAATTTGCAATGCCGGTAAAACAACTCTATGTAGCTTTTCTGGCTACAGAACCGTTGCCGGAAAATGAAAGTAAGCTTGATCCGAATTTTGTCCAGCCGGATACATTCCGATTTTCGGAAGACCGCCGGGCCTTATATCTGTGTTATGAAAACCCGGCCGGTAATTCCAAAATGAATAATAATTGGATTGAGAACAAACTAAAAGTAACGGCAACTTCCCGAAACTGGAATACGGTTACAAAATTGATCGGTTTGTTTGAAGCGCGAAAAAATTAA
- a CDS encoding sensor histidine kinase yields MKLYTWLSHIPFLRKSYVLKFLFIAFLGIHIPLIGIVVYILFHPNSISPPTLFALTLVLTLLATGVTLWILRKLVRPMEIASEALIKYSERGIIPSLPTRYTDEVGTLLTNLQMRINENEDLLSEKKDLISLLSHDLKNFASTPQFLARFILEEEPSDKVKNYAELIMESTTYQLEFLESFIELLREEEIFSRSATENQEYRLDEIIELIEKVSHQKLQHKNLKLQVVKEVEKIDVVMKEEYLQRVLMNLVDNAIKFSYADSEITLYIMEENDSIVFIVADKGMGFENETKEELFQKFTKYSRLGTNKEPSTGIGLYLCRKIVERSNGKILAESDGADKGAKFTVILKKRNNYAHTPGVVKRN; encoded by the coding sequence ATGAAATTATATACATGGTTGTCCCATATACCTTTTTTAAGAAAAAGTTATGTGCTTAAGTTCCTTTTCATAGCTTTTTTAGGGATTCATATCCCGCTAATCGGTATTGTGGTGTACATCCTTTTTCATCCGAATAGTATTTCTCCGCCTACACTTTTTGCTCTTACCCTGGTACTGACATTATTGGCAACCGGAGTTACATTATGGATATTGCGAAAATTAGTCCGACCAATGGAAATCGCTTCCGAAGCCTTAATTAAATATAGTGAAAGAGGGATTATCCCGTCACTTCCAACCCGGTATACGGATGAAGTCGGAACATTGCTGACGAATTTACAGATGAGGATTAATGAAAATGAAGACCTGTTAAGCGAAAAAAAAGACCTTATTTCATTGTTGTCGCATGACCTGAAAAATTTTGCTTCGACTCCTCAGTTTTTAGCTCGTTTTATTTTGGAGGAAGAGCCTTCAGATAAAGTGAAAAATTATGCCGAATTAATAATGGAATCCACGACATATCAGCTGGAATTTTTAGAAAGCTTTATAGAATTGTTACGCGAGGAAGAAATCTTTTCCAGATCGGCTACAGAAAATCAGGAATACCGCTTGGATGAAATTATCGAATTGATTGAAAAAGTCTCTCATCAAAAGCTACAGCATAAAAATCTAAAATTACAGGTCGTAAAAGAAGTGGAAAAAATTGATGTGGTGATGAAAGAGGAATACCTGCAACGGGTTTTGATGAATCTGGTCGATAATGCAATCAAGTTTTCATATGCAGATTCGGAAATCACCTTATATATTATGGAAGAAAACGACAGTATTGTTTTTATTGTGGCGGATAAAGGAATGGGATTTGAAAATGAGACAAAAGAAGAACTGTTTCAGAAATTCACTAAGTATTCCCGTTTGGGAACCAATAAAGAACCGTCAACGGGAATTGGATTATATTTGTGCCGTAAAATAGTAGAACGAAGCAACGGAAAGATATTGGCCGAAAGCGATGGAGCCGACAAAGGAGCTAAGTTTACGGTAATCTTAAAAAAACGCAACAATTATGCACACACACCTGGTGTTGTTAAGAGGAATTAA
- the rlmD gene encoding 23S rRNA (uracil(1939)-C(5))-methyltransferase RlmD, which yields MGRKRTDKIVFDTVKVLDAGAKGVSVAKAPDGKVIFIPNVVPGDVVDVQTFKKRKSYYEGKAVHFHEFSEYRVAPVCDHFGACGGCKWQNMNYDRQLFYKNQEVYNNLKRIGKIELPDFEPILGSEKQFFYRNKMEFSFSNARWLTEKEIQSEEDYSNQNALGFHIPRMWDKILDISKCHLQEDPSNAIRNEIRRFANAHNLPFFNPRNHEGLLRTLMIRTASTGEIMVLVQFYEENKEQRELLLNFLAERFPEITSLQYVINSKANDTLYDQNIILYKGRDYILEEMEGLHFSINAKSFYQTNSDQAYELYKITRDFAGLTGNELVYDLYTGTGTIAQFVSKKARKVIGVEAVPEAIADAKENAKRNSITNCDFFVGDMKVVFNEAFIATHGKPDVIITDPPRDGMHKDVVDQILKIAPERVVYVSCNSATQARDLALMDEMYKVTRVRPVDMFPQTHHVENVVLLEKR from the coding sequence ATGGGAAGAAAAAGAACAGATAAAATCGTTTTTGATACAGTAAAAGTCCTTGATGCAGGTGCAAAAGGCGTATCGGTTGCCAAAGCTCCGGATGGAAAAGTAATTTTTATTCCGAATGTGGTGCCGGGTGATGTAGTTGATGTACAAACCTTTAAGAAACGCAAGTCTTATTACGAAGGAAAGGCTGTACATTTTCATGAATTTTCAGAGTACCGGGTAGCTCCTGTTTGTGATCATTTTGGTGCCTGCGGAGGCTGTAAATGGCAGAATATGAATTACGATCGCCAGTTATTTTACAAAAATCAGGAGGTTTATAATAATTTAAAACGAATCGGAAAAATTGAATTACCGGACTTTGAGCCTATTCTTGGTTCTGAAAAGCAATTTTTCTACCGTAATAAAATGGAATTTTCTTTTTCGAATGCCCGATGGTTAACCGAAAAGGAAATTCAGAGCGAAGAAGATTACAGCAACCAGAATGCATTAGGTTTCCATATCCCAAGAATGTGGGATAAAATTCTGGACATTAGTAAATGTCATTTACAGGAAGATCCTTCTAATGCGATCCGTAATGAGATTAGACGTTTTGCTAATGCGCATAACCTTCCGTTTTTCAATCCGAGAAACCACGAAGGTTTATTACGTACCTTAATGATCCGTACGGCTTCAACCGGCGAAATCATGGTATTGGTTCAGTTTTATGAAGAAAACAAGGAGCAACGCGAATTATTGTTAAACTTCCTTGCTGAACGTTTTCCTGAAATCACCTCGTTACAATACGTAATCAACAGTAAAGCTAACGATACATTATACGATCAGAATATTATACTATATAAAGGTAGAGATTATATCCTGGAAGAAATGGAAGGTTTGCATTTTAGTATTAATGCCAAATCATTTTACCAGACCAATTCCGATCAGGCTTACGAATTATATAAAATCACCCGTGACTTCGCCGGATTAACCGGAAACGAACTGGTTTACGATTTATATACCGGAACCGGAACCATTGCTCAATTTGTCTCTAAAAAGGCGCGTAAAGTAATTGGAGTAGAAGCCGTTCCCGAAGCTATTGCCGATGCGAAAGAAAATGCAAAACGCAATTCCATTACAAACTGTGATTTCTTTGTGGGAGATATGAAAGTTGTATTTAATGAAGCTTTTATTGCCACTCACGGAAAACCGGATGTTATTATTACCGATCCGCCTCGTGACGGAATGCATAAAGATGTTGTGGATCAGATTCTGAAAATTGCACCGGAACGTGTGGTATATGTTAGCTGTAATTCGGCTACTCAGGCCCGCGACCTTGCTTTAATGGACGAAATGTATAAAGTTACCCGTGTACGCCCGGTTGATATGTTCCCGCAAACGCATCACGTGGAAAATGTTGTACTTTTGGAAAAACGTTAA
- a CDS encoding DUF6452 family protein, with protein sequence MRKIKTLVVAFILAHSFWSCEKDDICADGTPTTPSVVIEFYDIENPTVLKNVTNLKVIAEGMTDGIIFNPSAQNDAKYLTNGNKIKIPLRTTQDNTTYRFILNANSTNPSEINEDTLSFNYSRTDEYVSRACGYKTVFQLDADNPVLSATDTNPWIGSRIIQQSNIQNENATHLKIYF encoded by the coding sequence ATGAGAAAAATAAAAACTTTAGTTGTCGCTTTTATCCTGGCTCATTCTTTTTGGAGCTGTGAGAAAGATGATATTTGTGCCGATGGTACACCTACTACACCTAGTGTTGTGATTGAGTTTTACGATATAGAGAACCCTACCGTTTTAAAAAATGTGACCAATCTTAAAGTGATTGCCGAGGGAATGACTGACGGAATTATTTTTAATCCGTCAGCACAAAACGATGCAAAATATCTGACCAACGGGAATAAGATAAAAATTCCGTTGCGAACAACACAGGACAATACAACTTATCGTTTTATTTTAAATGCTAACAGCACCAACCCTTCTGAGATTAACGAAGACACGCTTAGTTTTAACTATTCGCGAACAGATGAATACGTTTCCAGAGCATGTGGTTATAAAACCGTTTTTCAATTAGATGCTGACAATCCGGTATTGTCAGCAACAGATACCAATCCATGGATCGGATCAAGAATAATCCAACAATCAAATATTCAAAATGAAAATGCGACACACCTTAAAATCTATTTTTAG
- a CDS encoding DUF6048 family protein has protein sequence MKMRHTLKSIFSFVLLGLSLNLAAQDSIPKKTERYGIRVGADLSRLARSFYEKDYRGFEIVGDYRLSKKIFIAGEIGNEDLTENEAQLSFTTKGSYFKAGFDFNAYENWLDMENMIYAGMRYGVSSFSQQLNSYAIYNTNPYFGQDILTPNQKFDGLTAHWVEFVAGVKAELFSNLFLGFSVRMNYLVSNKKPEGFDNLYIPGFNRTYEGNFGVGFNYSLSYFIPLYKTAKKTESTQKK, from the coding sequence ATGAAAATGCGACACACCTTAAAATCTATTTTTAGTTTTGTCCTTTTAGGGTTATCTCTGAATCTAGCCGCTCAGGATTCTATTCCAAAGAAAACGGAGCGCTATGGTATTCGTGTGGGCGCCGATTTGAGTCGTTTAGCACGTTCTTTTTATGAGAAGGATTATCGCGGTTTCGAAATCGTGGGTGATTACCGACTTTCTAAAAAAATATTTATTGCTGGCGAAATCGGGAATGAAGATCTTACCGAGAACGAAGCGCAATTAAGTTTTACAACTAAAGGAAGTTATTTTAAAGCCGGATTCGATTTCAATGCTTATGAAAACTGGCTGGATATGGAAAATATGATTTATGCCGGAATGCGATACGGAGTCAGTTCTTTTAGTCAGCAATTAAATTCCTATGCGATTTATAATACCAATCCGTATTTTGGTCAGGATATACTAACTCCCAATCAGAAATTTGACGGATTAACGGCACATTGGGTAGAATTTGTTGCGGGTGTAAAAGCTGAGCTTTTCAGCAATCTGTTTTTAGGTTTTAGCGTACGAATGAATTATCTGGTTTCGAATAAGAAGCCTGAAGGTTTTGACAATCTTTATATCCCCGGTTTTAACCGAACCTATGAAGGAAACTTCGGTGTCGGTTTTAATTATTCTCTTTCTTATTTTATACCGCTTTATAAAACGGCAAAAAAAACAGAATCAACTCAAAAGAAATAA
- a CDS encoding T6SS effector amidase Tae4 family protein → MVGGAVWQARLDYPEVTENTCALRVSIALIKCNVVIPNIPGQTIEGGGDFEGKYFFVNARALNSWMRKTFGTNTGEGNTPYNPKHEFFSTEQGGLHGQNFPILLKNKRGIYSLITPANSAGTVSGHADVFNGYGNDIICSIGCHFNLISLERIDIWILD, encoded by the coding sequence ATAGTAGGAGGTGCGGTTTGGCAGGCAAGGTTAGATTATCCGGAAGTAACAGAAAATACTTGCGCTTTAAGAGTTTCTATTGCTTTAATAAAGTGTAATGTCGTTATACCCAATATTCCGGGACAAACCATAGAAGGTGGGGGAGATTTTGAAGGCAAATACTTTTTTGTAAATGCAAGAGCACTTAACAGTTGGATGCGGAAAACATTCGGGACGAATACAGGAGAAGGGAATACACCTTATAATCCAAAACATGAATTCTTTAGTACTGAGCAAGGAGGTTTACATGGGCAAAATTTCCCAATATTATTAAAAAATAAAAGAGGGATATATTCATTGATTACACCAGCTAACTCGGCTGGAACAGTATCGGGACATGCGGATGTTTTTAACGGCTATGGGAATGATATTATTTGCTCGATTGGATGTCATTTTAATTTGATTTCATTAGAACGAATCGATATATGGATTTTAGATTGA